One window of Nymphaea colorata isolate Beijing-Zhang1983 chromosome 1, ASM883128v2, whole genome shotgun sequence genomic DNA carries:
- the LOC116246115 gene encoding histone deacetylase 8 translates to MAPAEAPQQGDNEIVHVFWDDRMLAHDTGMGVFDTLFDPGFLEVLEPHPENADRVRNMVSILKRGPIHRFVSWYEGRPALIPELLSFHTPGYIKELQDADAAGGRELCAGTMLRPGSFDAALVAAGTTLSAMHHILDGHGKIAYALVRPPGHHAQPTQADGYCFLNNAGLAIKLALSSGCKRVAVVDIDVHCGNGTTEGFYNSNDVLTISLHMNHGSWGPSHPQSGSIDELGEGRGLGFNLNIPLPNGTGDKGYEYAMMELVTPAVTKFDPDMVVMVIGQDSSAFDPNGRQCLTMAGYRRIGEILRDLANVHSKGRMLIVQEGGYHVTYSAYCVHATLEGVLHLPVPLLPDPIACYPEDEALPVKVIDSIKEYWKKNVAFLQEEDKPM, encoded by the exons ATGGCTCCCGCAGAGGCGCCGCAGCAAGGAGACAACGAGATCGTCCACGTTTTCTGGGACGATCGGATGCTGGCCCATGACACCGGCATGGGCGTCTTCGACACGCTCTTCGATCCTGGGTTCTTGGAAGTGCTCGAGCCGCATCCGGAGAACGCCGATCGAGTGAGGAACATGGTCTCCATCCTCAAAAGGGGTCCCATCCACCGCTTCGTTTCATGGTACGAGGGAAGACCTGCCCTCATACCTGAGTTACTTTCGTTCCACACCCCTG GCTACATTAAGGAGCTGCAGGATGCAGATGCAGCTGGTGGCAGGGAACTCTGTGCAGGCACGATGCTCAGACCTGGTTCATTTGATGCTGCACTTGTTGCTGCTGGAACGACACTTTCAGCAATGCATCACATACTGGATGGACATGGAAAGATTGCATATGCATTAGTGCGTCCACCTGGTCATCATGCTCAGCCAACACAAGCTGATGGCTATTGCTTTCTGAATAATGCGGGGCTTGCAATTAAGCTGGCTCTAAGTTCTGGTTGCAAACGCGTAGCAGTAGTGGACATTGACGTCCATTGTGGAAATGGAACTACAGAGGGGTTCTATAACTCGAATGACGTCCTCACCATATCCCTTCATATGAACCATGGGTCATGGGGACCATCCCATCCTCAAAGTGGTTCCATTGACGAATTAGGTGAAGGTAGGGGCTTGGGCTTTAACTTGAACATACCCTTGCCAAATGGAACCGGAGACAAGGGCTATGAGTATGCAATGATGGAATTGGTTACTCCAGCTGTTACCAAATTTGATCCAGATATGGTAGTGATGGTTATTGGGCAAGATTCTAGCGCG TTTGATCCCAACGGTCGACAGTGCCTAACAATGGCCGGCTATAGGAGAATCGGTGAAATCCTGCGCGACCTGGCAAATGTGCACTCAAAGGGACGAATGTTGATTGTTCAGGAGGGAGGATACCACGTGACATACTCGGCCTACTGCGTCCATGCAACTCTAGAAGGCGTTCTTCATCTTCCAGTTCCTCTCCTTCCAGACCCTATTGCTTGTTACCCGGAGGACGAAGCCCTGCCCGTCAAGGTCATAGACTCCATCAAGGAATACTGGAAAAAGAATGTAGCTTTCCTGCAAGAAGAAGATAAGCctatgtaa